The genomic segment ACGCGCAACCATCAACGGTCTCGCTTCCTGCACAACTGCAAAGGAAGTTGCAGAAAAGAGAGGCAAGTCCGTTAAGGAAATTTTAGGATAAGGAGAGAGCGACATGGCTAAACAGATTACGCTTGTAAAGAGCCTGATTGGCAGAAAGCAGGACCAGATTGACACGGCGCATTCTCTTGGTCTTAAAAAGATCGGTGATTCCACCGTACAGCCTGACAATGTTCAGACAGAGGGAAA from the Ruminococcus champanellensis 18P13 = JCM 17042 genome contains:
- the rpmD gene encoding 50S ribosomal protein L30 — encoded protein: MAKQITLVKSLIGRKQDQIDTAHSLGLKKIGDSTVQPDNVQTEGKINKISHLIEVQDA